Within the Ensifer canadensis genome, the region GACCTGGAACTCGCGGATCGCGCCTTCGGCCTGGCTGGACGAGGTGCGCATCTTGGTCGCCCAGAACGGCCAGACGGCAAGCTTGTCTTCCTTTTCCGGCGGCTGCGGGCGGATGTCGAGCTGGGTGACCTTGACGGCACCCTGGCGGAAGGCCGTGCCGACGCAGTCGGAGGCGGTGTCGCCACCGCCGACGACGACGATGTGCTTGCCGCCGGCAAGGATAGGCGCTGACGGCCAGCCGGTGCTGTCGATGTTCTCACGCCCGACCCGGCGGTTCTGCTGCACGAGATAGGGCATGGCGTCATGCACGCCGGCGAATTCGACACCGGGGATGCCGGCATTGCGCGGCGTTTCGGAGCCGCCGCAATAGAGCACGGCATCGTGGCGATCGATCAGTTGCTCGGCCGGCAGGTCGACGCCGACATTGACGCCGCAATGGAAGGTGACGCCTTCGCCCTTCATCTGCTCGACGCGGCGATCAATGAAGTTCTTCTCCATCTTGAAGTCGGGGATGCCGTAGCGCAGCAGGCCGCCGGGCTTGCTCTCGCGCTCGTAGACGTGAACCTCGTGACCGGCGCGCGCCATCTGCTGGGCGGCGGCCATGCCGGCCGGACCCGAACCAATGACGGCGACCTTCTTGCCGGTCTTGGTAACAGCCGGCTGCGGCACGATGTAACCCATTTCATAGGCCTTGTCGGCGATCGCCTGCTCGACGGTCTTGATCGCGACCGGCGCATCCTCGAGGTTCAGCGTGCACGCTTCCTCGCACGGCGCGGGGCAGACGCGGCCGGTGAATTCCGGGAAGTTGTTGGTCGAATGCAGGTTGCGGATCGCCTCTTCCCAGTTGCCGTTGTAGACCAGATCGTTCCAGTCGGGGATCTGGTTGTGCACCGGACACCCGGTCGGCCCATGGCAGTAGGGGATGCCGCAATCCATGCAGCGTGCCGCCTGCTTCTGCACCTCCGGTTCCGACATCGGAATGGTGAATTCACGGAAATGGCGGATGCGGTCGGACGCCGGCTGGTACTTTGCCACTTGCCGGTCGATCTCGAGAAAACCAGTTACCTTACCCATCGTATCATCCTGATAGCTATGCGTCTGAACAGGCGCTTGAGACAAGCGCGCGTGATGAACCCCCGAACCCTTTTCGGAACCGGGAGCCCTTTTCACCGGGGCCTCTATTCGGCCGCCTCTGCCATTTTCATGCGTTCCATGTCTTCGAGCGCACGACGATATTCGACCGGCATGACCTTGCGGAATTTCGGCCGGTAGTCTGCCCAATGGTCGAGGATCGCCTTTGCCCGGGGCGAGCCCGTGTGGTGCAGGTGGCTGGAGATCAGCTGATAGAGCCGCTCCTCGTCGTGGCGCGTCATATCGCCGGACACGTCGACCATGCCCTTGTGCATGATGTCGCCGCCGTGATGATGCAGCTTCTCGAGCATGTCGTCTTCTTCGGGCACCGGCTGCAGTTCGACCATCGCCATGTTGCAGCGGCGGGCGAAATCGCCTTCCTCGTCCAGCACATAGGCAACACCGCCGGACATGCCGGCCGCGAAGTTGCGGCCCGTCGCGCCGAGAACGACGACGACACCGCCGGTCATGTATTCGCAGCCGTGGTCGCCCACGCCTTCGACGACCGCAATGGCACCGGAATTGCGCACGGCGAAGCGTTCGCCGGCAACACCGTTGAAGTAGCATTCGCCGGAGATCGCGCCGTAAAGCACGGTGTTGCCGACGATGATCGAGTTTTCGGGCACGATTTTGGTGTTTTCAGGCGGCCGGACGATGATACGGCCACCGGAAAGCCCCTTGCCGACATAGTCGTTGCCGTCGCCCACCAGGTCGAAGGTGATGCCGCGCGCCAGGAAGGCGGCGAAGGATTGGCCCGCCGTACCCTTGAGGGTGACGTGGATCGTATCGTCCTTCAGGCCCTTGTGGCCCCAGCGCTTGGCAAGCACACCCGAAAGCATGGCGCCGGCCGACCGGTCGACGTTCTTGATCTTGGCTTCGAAGGCGACGGGCGCCTTGGTTTCCAAGGCGATCTTGGCCTTCTCGATCAGCGTTCGGTCGAGCACGTCGTCGATCGGGTGCTTCTGGCGGCTGGTCCAGTAGGTCTCCGCCTTCGGAGCGTCGACCTTGTGGAAGATCTTCGAGAAATCGAGACCGTTGGCCTTCCAGTGGGCGAGCGCGCCGTCCTTCTCCAAGAGTTCGGAAGCACCGATGATTTCATCGAGCCTGCGCACGCCGAGCGAGGCGAGGATCTCGCGCACTTCCTCTGCAACGAAGAAGAAGTAGTTGATGACGTGCTCGGCCGTGCCCTTGAAGCGCTTGCGCAGCACCGGATCCTGGGTCGCGACACCGACAGGACAGGTGTTGAGGTGGCACTTGCGCATCATGATGCAGCCGGCCGCAATCAGCGGCGCGGTGGCAAAACCGAACTCGTCGGCGCCGAGAAGCGCGCCGATGATCACGTCGCGGCCGGTCTTCAGGCCACCATCGACCTGAAGGGCAACGCGCGACCGAAGGCCGTTCAGCACCAGCGTCTGCTGAGTTTCGGCAAGGCCGATTTCCCAGGGGCTGCCGGCGTGTTTCAACGACGTCAGCGGCGATGCGCCGGTGCCGCCGTCGAAACCGGAAACGGTGATGTGGTCGGCGCGCGCCTTGGCGACACCGGCAGCAACCGTGCCGACGCCCACTTCCGAGACCAGCTTGACCGAAACATCGGCTTCAGGGTTGACGTTCTTCAGGTCGTAGATCAGCTGCGCCAGATCTTCGATCGAGTAGATGTCGTGGTGCGGCGGCGGCGAAATCAGGCCGACGCCCGGCGTCGAATGCCGGGTCTTGGCGACGGTCGCATCCACCTTATGGCCGGGCAGCTGCCCGCCCTCGCCGGGCTTGGCGCCCTGGGCCACCTTGATCTGCAGCATGTCGGCATTAACAAGATACTCGGTGGTCACGCCGAAGCGGCCGGAGGCGATCTGCTTGATCGCCGACCGTTCCGGGTTGGTCGAGCCATCGGGCAGCGGCAGGTAGCGGTCGCTTTCCTCGCCGCCTTCGCCGGTGTTCGACTTGCCGCCGATCCGGTTCATGGCGATTGCCAGCGTCGTATGCGCCTCGCGGCTGATCGAGCCGAAGGACATGGCGCCCGTCGAGAAGCGCTTGACGATGTCGGTGGCCGGCTCGACCTCGTCGACGGAGATCGGCTTGCGGCCGGCAGCCTCCGCACTCTTGACGGTGAACAGGCCACGGATCGTGTTCATCCTGAGCGCCGAGTTGTTCACCATCTCGGCAAATTCGCGATAGCGATCCTCTGCATTGCCGCGCACGGCATGCTGCAGCGAGGCGATCGCATCCGGCGTCCAGGCGTGGCTTTCGCCGCGCATGCGGTAGGCATATTCGCCACCGATATCGAGCGTGTTGGCAAGCACCGGATCGGCACCGAAGGCTGCCTTGTGGCGGGCGACGGTTTCGGCCGCGATCTCTTCAAGGCCGATGCCTTCGATCGTCGTCGCAGTCCCGAAGAAGAACTGGTCGACCAGCTTCGACGACAGGCCGACAGCATCGAAGATCTGCGCGCCGCAATAGGACTGGTAGGTCGAGATGCCCATCTTGGACATCACCTTGAGGATGCCCTTACCCACCGCCTTGATATAGCGGTAGACCACTTCGCTGCCGTCGACTTCCTTGGGGAAATCGCCGCGCTTGTGCATGTCGGTCAGCGTATCGAAGGCAAGATACGGGTTGATCGCTTCGGCGCCGTAGCCGGCGAGCAGGCAGAAGTGATGCACTTCACGCGGTTCGCCGGATTCCAGCACGATGCCGACCGAGGTGCGCAGGCCCTTGCGGATCAGGTGGTGGTGCACGGCGGCCGTTGCCAGCAGCGCCGGGATCGCGACGCGGTCCGGACCGACCTGGCGGTCGGAAAGCACGATGATGTTGTAGCCACCCTTGACCGCCGCTTCCGCACGTTCGCAGAGGCGATCGAGCATTTCCGGCATGCCTTCGGCATCGCGCGAAATGTCGTAGGTGAAGTCGAGCGTCTTGGTGTCGAACCGGTCCTCGGTATGGCCGATCGAGCGGATCTTTTCCAGATCGCCGTTGGTCAGGATCGGCTGGCGCACTTCCAGCCGCTTGGCATGCGCCATGCCGGCATGATCGAGCAGGTTCGGGCGCGGGCCGATGAACGAGACGAGGCTCATCACCAGCTCTTCGCGGATCGGGTCGATCGGCGGGTTGGTGACCTGCGCGAAGTTCTGCTTGAAGTAGGTATAGAGCAGCTTGCGCTTGTCGGACATTGCCGAGATCGGCGTGTCGGTGCCCATCGAGCCGATGGCTTCCTGGCCGGTGGTGGCCATTGGCGACATCAGGATCTTGGTGTCTTCGAGCGTGTAGCCGAAGGCCTGCTGGCGGTCGATCAGGGAAACGTCGCGGCGCAGCGCACGCGGCTCGACCGGCTTCAACTCTTCGAGGATGAGCTGGGTATCGTCGAGCCACTTGCGGTAAGGATGCTTGTCGGCGAGCGAAGACTTCACCTCCTCGTCGGAGATGATGCGACCCTGCTCCATGTCGATGAGCAGCATCTTGCCCGGCTGCAGGCGCCACTTCTTGACGATCTTTTCTTCGTCGACCGGAAGCACGCCGGCTTCAGACGCGAGGATGACGCGATCATCAGATGTGACGATATAGCGGGCCGGACGCAGACCGTTGCGGTCGAGCGTCGCGCCGATCTGGCGGCCGTCGGTGAAGGCCACGGCTGCCGGTCCGTCCCACGGCTCCATCAGCGCTGCGTGGTATTCGTAGAACGCCTTGCGCTCGGGCGACATCAGCTGGTTGCCGGCCCAGGCTTCGGGGATCAGCATCATCACCGCATGCGAAAGCGAGTAACCGCCCTGCACCAGGAATTCGAGCGCGTTGTCGAAACAGGCGGTGTCCGACTGACCCTCGTAGGAGATCGGCCAGAGCTTGGAGATGTCGTCGCCGAAGAGCGGCGAGGACACGGAAGCCTGGCGCGCCGCCATCCAGTTGACGTTGCCGCGCAGCGTGTTGATTTCGCCGTTGTGGGCGACCATGCGATAGGGGTGCGCGAGCTTCCAGGACGGAAACGTGTTGGTCGAGAAGCGCTGGTGAACCAGGGCGACGGCCGACTGGAAGCGCTCGTCCTCCAGGTCCTTGTAGTAGGCGCCGACCTGATAGGCCAGGAACATGCCCTTGTAGACGATCGTCTGCGTCGACAGCGACACGACGTAGAAGCCGAGATCGCCGCCTTCCGCTTCCGCATAGATGCGGTTGGAGATCACCTTGCGCAGCGTGAACAGGCGACGCTCGAATTCGGCGTTGGTCGCGGCATCGCGGCCGGCACCGATGAACACCTGCACATGGTGCGGTTCGGTCGCAGCGATATCAGGAGCCTTGGAAAGCGACGAATTGTCGACCGGCACGTCGCGGAAGCCAAGCACGTGCTGGCCTTCCTCGGCGACCACTTCGCTGATCACGTCCTTGAAATGGGCAATCAGCTTTTCGTCGCGCGGCATGAAGAGGTAGCCGACGCCATATTCGCCGGCCTTCGGCAGGGTAACGCCCTGCTTGGCCATTTCCTCGCGGAAGAAGCGGTCGGGGATCTGCACGAGGATGCCAGCGCCGTCACCCATCAGCGGGTCGGCGCCGACGGCACCGCGGTGCGTCAGGTTTTCGAGCATGAAGAGGCCGTCGCGCACGATCTGGTGCGACTTCTCACCCTTCAGATGCGCGACGAAGCCGACGCCGCAGGCATCGTGTTCGTTGCGCGGATCATAGAGACCCTGTTTTCGCGGCAGGCCGGACGGGAATGTGGGCGTTTTTTCAGCCGTCGCAACAGTGTGTGCGAGGTTGAGCCCAGATTGCTGTGATGGCGTGTGATCCGTCATCGTCTTCCCTCCTGTTGAACCCGGCATGTCCGGGCATACCTGCGCCCGCGCATGGCTTCTCGTCGCACGCATTCACGTGCCGCAAAGCCGGGGCATTCATCGTCTCATGATCCTGATCAGGTCGCAAATAATGCACGGCATCATCAGGCATTGATGTCAGTGACCATCCTGATGGCAGGCGTTAACAACCGGATGAAATCCGGCGGATCCCCCTGCGCCACACGCCGATTGCCGATTTTTTGGGCACTTGCGGCGATTGTTCCGGTCCCTAGACCGAAATAGGACAGCAAGACTGTCCTATTTCATGCGCTCTATGCCAGAAACCGCCCCCCTCCGCAAGGGGCATATGAGCAAATAATAGAAGGGATTTTGCCGAACATTGCCGAAAATTTCCCGGTTTTATAATTTAATTACGACAAACGGACGTTTTCTTCATTTTGGTTTCAAACTGGTATCCTGTTGGCCTCCATAGCAGCGACCGTGATTGATCCGGCCGGCAGGTGGGTTATGGTCGCCCGAACGACGTCGATATGACCGTGAAACAGGACGATATGTGATGATTTTTTCCTCTGACAACTGGGCTGGCGCCCACCCTGCCATCGCCCAGAGCCTCGTGACCCATGCCGACGGCTACACCTCCGCCTACGGCACCAGTGAGCTCGACCGGAAGGTGGAGAGGAAACTGTCGGAGGTTTTCGAGCGCGATGTCGCAGTCTTCTTCGTCGGCACGGGAACGGCCGCCAATTCGCTGGCGCTCGCCAGCACCAGCCGCGCCGGCGGCGTCGCGTTCTGCCACCGCGAAGCGCACGTGACGGCCGACGAGTGCGGCGCTCCGGAATTCTTCACCCATGGATCGAGGTTGAAGCCCGTCGACGGCAAACATGGCAAGATGGACGCATCGCGCCTTGAGGCGGAAATTCGCCGCTACCCGCTCGACAATGTCCATGGCGGTCAGCCGATGGCGGTCACGCTGACGCAAGCGACCGAAAGCGGCACCGTCTACGCACTCGATGAGATCGAGGCGATTGCCGCGGTCGCCAATGCACACAAGCTGCCGCTGCACATGGACGGCGCCCGCTTTGCCAATGCGCTGGTCAGCCTCGATGCCACACCGGCCGAGATGACCTGGAAGCGTGGCGTCGATCTCGTTTCCTTCGGCGGCACGAAGAACGGCTGCTGGTGCGCCGAGGCCCTTGTCCTCTTTGATCTTTCGAAGGCGCACGAGATGCATTTCCTGCGCAAGCGCTCGGCTCAGTTGTTCTCGAAATCGCGCTTCGTCTCGGCCCAGTTCGACGCCTACCTCGAAGGCGGTCTCTGGCTCGACCTCGCCCGGCATTCCAACGCCATGGCCCGGCGTCTTGCCAACGGCATCGCCGCTTCGCGCAACAGCCGGCTCGGTTGGCCGGTCGAAGCCAACGAGGTCTTCGTCATCCTGAAAAAGGACGTGGCGACGAAACTGCAGGAGCAAGGCGCCGTTTTCTACGACTGGCCGGTTCCGCACGAACTCGCCGGAAGCCTCGCGGCCGACGAGGGCCTCTATCGCCTGGTGACGAGCTTTGCGACCAAGATGGACGACGTCGATCGCTTCGTCGCAGCCTGCTGAGGCGACTGCATAATTCCTTGGATCAGGATAGATCCGAGGAGAAAATTATGCAGCAAATTCAAAGAGCCACAATACCGCGTGCCACGCGCGGTGTTGTGGCTCACGCCTGGCCCTGTAACGTCCTCACCTTCGACAAAATCTCGGTCGAGAGCGCCGCGATCAGCTTCTGGTCGGCGCCCTTGCTGGGAACCAGTACGAACTCGACATCCTCCAGCGGCGGCAAGGTGCCGGTGGGTATTTCCCGCAGGCCCTGCGGCGCCATACTGCGCGGCTGGACGAGCACGCCCATGCCCGCTTGGGCGGCGGCCGTCAGCCCGCTGAGGCTGCCGCAGGTGCAGACGATCCGCCATGGCAGCCGATGCCGGTCGAGCACCTCGAGCGCCACGCTGCGCGTGATGCTCGGCGGCGGAAAGGCGATCAACGGCAGCACCCTGTCACGCTTCACACGCTCGGGATCACGCGCCAACCAGACCAGCGGCTCGCGATAGACCAGTTCGCCGCGCGGATCGCCCAGCCGCCGCTTTGCCAGCACCAGATCGATCTCGCCACCATCCTGCATATGGTAGAGCACGCCGCTGAGTGCTACCGTCAATTCGAGCTCCACCGACGGATGGGCGCGAACGAAATCTTCGAGCACGCCCGGCAACCGGCTGGTGACGAAATCCTCCGACATGCCCAGCCGTAATCGTCCGCGCAGACTGCTTTCGGCAAACAGCGCCTTGACCTCGTCGTCGATCGCCAGCATCGAACGCGCATGGGCAAGCAGGGCCTGACCATCCGTCGTCAACGAGACCCGGTGCGTGTCGCGGGCAACGAGCTTGCGCCCGAGCGACGCCTCAAGCCTTTGAATATGTTGACTGACCGTCGACTGGCCAAGCGCCAGTCTCTCGGCCGCGAGGGTGAAGCTGCCCATCTGTTCGAGCGCAACGAAGCTGCGCAGTTGCACGAGGTCGAGCATGCATTATCCAATTTCGCGATAACTGTTATTCCTTGCATCCTGCTTCATAATGACATTTCTCGGCAAGACGTTTCTCAATCGAGCCAGTGACAGACATGGGCCGCTATCTTCCCGACACCTTCACCCTGCTCCTGCTTCTCACCGTGCTTCTGGCATCGATGCTGCCGATCCATGGCGAGGCGACGGCCTGGTTCGCCATGGCAACGAAGGTGGCGGTCGGCCTGGTCTTCTTCCTGCATGGCGCAAGATTGTCGCGCGATGTCGTCGTAGCCGGCTTCCTGCATTGGCGGCTGCATCTGGCGATCCTGGCATCGACCTTCGTGCTGTTCCCGCTGATCGGCCTCGTCGTCGGCTTCGTACCGTCATCGGTCCTGCCGCCGGCGCTCTATACCGGCATCCTCTTCCTCTGCGTCCTGCCCTCGACCGTGCAATCGTCGATCGCCTTCACGTCGGTTGCCGGCGGCAATGTCCCGGCAGCAATCTGCTCAGCGTCCGCCTCCAACATCTTCGGCATGTTCCTGACGCCGCTTCTCGTCGGTCTCCTATTTTCCGCCGGCGGCCATGGCGGTGTGTCGCTGGATGCCCTTGAGCAGATCCTGCTGCAGCTGCTGGCACCGTTCATCGCCGGTCAATTGTTGCAGCCGTGGATCGGCGGCTGGATCCGGGCGCGCAAGGGCCTGCTTGCGCCCGTCGACCGCGGTTCGATCCTCATGGTCGTCTATCTGGCCTTCAGCCAGGCCGTCACATCGGGGCTATGGCAGACCTTTTCGCTTGCCGATCTCGGGGTGCTGGTCGCGATCGAGATCGTCATGCTGGCGCTGGTACTCGCCGTCACCATGTTCGGCAGCCGCCTCTTCGGTTTCAACCGCGCCGACGAGATCGCCATTACCTTCTGCGGCTCGAAGAAGAGCCTTGCGAGCGGCATCCCGATGGCAAGCGCCATCTTCGCCGGCCAGAACATCGGTGCGATCGTGCTGCCGGTCATGCTCTTCCACCAGATCCAGCTGATGGCCTGCGCGGTGATTGCCCAGCGTTACGCCGCCCGCAAAGAGCTGGACGCCATCGCCGAACCCGTCCGCCCCTAAAGCAATTCCAGGAAAAGTGTGAAACGGTTTTCCGTCCGGCATTGCGTTATTTCAATGATCTAGAACCTGTCCGGGAAGACGCGAAAACAACGATCCCAAAAAAAGGCGGCGTCCTTTCGGGCGCCGCCTCTTCAAGCTTGGGAGGGAGGGATTAGAGGTTCTGGGCCTCGATCTGCTTCGGCTGCGATGCGACCGACGTAATGTCGATCCGGCGCGGCTTGGCTGCTTCCGGGATCTCGCGGGTGAGGTCGATGTGCAGCAGGCCATTCTTCAGCGAAGCGGACTTGATCTCCACATGGTCGGCAAGCTGGAAGCGACGCTCGAAGGCGCGCTTGGCAATACCGCGATGCAGGAACTGGTTTTCTTCGGCCTTGTCCTCGCTCTTTTCGCCCTTGATTGTCAGCGTATGTTCGCGCGCTTCGATCGACAGTTCGGTTTCGTCGAAGCCGGCAACCGCCATGGTGATGCGGTAGGCGTTTTCGCCGGTGCGCTCGATGTTATAGGGCGGATAGGTCTGAGCCTGGTCAGGCTGGCCGAGGCTGTCGAGCATCGTGAAGAGGCGGTCGAAGCCGACGGTGGAGCGATAGAGGGGGGAAAAATCAACGTGACGCATGGTGTCCTCCTGGGAGCAACTGTTTGCGATGTCTGGTCTGCCACCCCATCCAGGCAGCGGCGCGACCGGTGAACGGACCCGTTATCGGCGTCCGTGAGCAAGAGATGGGAATGCGATTTCGTCAGTTCAAGGCATGCCGCCTCAAGATTCCCAAGAGGTGAATGGCGGATGAATGACAGGTTCGGCCGTGGTTCAGATCAGGGGCGTTACAAAGGCCACACTGGGAGGAAATCTCCTGGGGCTGAAGTGACATGTCCCTTCCCCTTCAGCGGCCGGAAACGGTGATCGTCCGGATTTCACCCACCGTTTCCGGCTTTTTTCTTTGACGGCGCCAAGCCCGCCGCCTATCCCTGATGATACCGATCAACGCGTCTTCAGCCTGGTTTCGTCCGTCATGACCACGATCCTCCGCTCCACACCGGATAATCCGATACCGGACAATCACGTGGCGGGCTTCTTCGATGGAGCCGGTGGCCGCAAGATCCGCTACGCCATCTTCAAGACCAGGACGCCGGTTGCGCGCGGCACCGTGGTGCTGCTGCAGGGCCGCAACGAATCGATCGAGAAATACTTCGAGACCATCGCCGAACTCAACGCCGCCGGCCTCTGGGTCGCAACCTTCGACTGGCGCGGCCAGGCGGGCTCGGAGCGGCTCTTGCCCGAGGCCGGGCGCGGCCATGTCGAGCGCTTCTCCTATTACGAGCGCGATCTGACCACCTTCCTCGAACAGATCGTGCTGCCGGATACCCGGCTGCCGTTTTCGATTGTCGCCCACTCCATGGGCGCGCTGGTCGCGCTGTCGCTCGCGCCCATGCTTTCGAGCCGCATCGATCGCCTGGTGGTGCTTGCCCCCTTTGTCGGCCTCGGTGGCCAGATAATTGGCGAACGCAGCATCGCCAGCATGGCAACGGTGATGCGCTGGGTCGGTCTCGGGCGGCTGCCATTGCATGCCGACAAAGGCAATCGCCCCTTTGAAAACAACGTGCTGACCGCCGACCGCCGGCGCTTTGCGCGCAACCTGGCCTTGACCGAAGCCTATCCGGAATTGCGACTTGGGCCGCCGTCGGCGCGCTGGTTGACCGAAGCGTTTCGTGCAATGCGCCGCGTCGCCCGACGGGAACATCTGACCCGCATCACCCTGCCGACGATCATCCTGGCGCCGACAGCCGACCGGCTGGTGCCGCATGTCGCCGTCGAGTGGCTGGCGCGCAATTTCCGCGCCGCCCACATGATCCCGATCGACGGTGCGCGCCACGAACTGCTGCACGAGGCCGATCGTTATCGCGCCCAGGCCATGGCGGCCATTCTTGCTTTCGTCATTCCCGATAAGGACGACAAGGACGAAGGCGAAGCGGCCTGAGACAATTCAGTCTTTTGAGAAAATTCAGCCTTTGAGAATTTCCAGCGCCTGCGCATGCAGTTCGGCGCTGCCGGCAGCGATGACTTCGCCACCCATTTCCGCCGGGCCGCCCTGCCAGTTGGTGACGATGCCGCCAGCCTGCTCGATCAACGGGATAAGGCCGCCGACGTCATAGGGCTTGAGCCCGCACTCGATGACCAGGTCGACATGACCGGCCGCAAGCAGCGCGAAGGCATAGCAATCACAACCGTAGCGGAACAGCCGCACCTTGTCCTGCAGCGCCTCGAAGCGGGTCTTGTTGTCGCCGGTGTAGAGATGCGGCGAGGTCGTAAACAGCACGGCATCTGAAAGCGCGTCGCAAGTGCGGGTCGACAGCACCTTGTCGCCGTCGGGTCCACGGTAGAGCGCCTGCTTGCCGTCGGCAAAGAAGCGTTCGCCGGTAAATGGCTGATCCATCAGGCCCATCACCGCATCGCCGTTGCGATAAAGACCGATCAGCGTGCCCCAGACCGGCAGGCCGGAGATGAAGGCGCGCGTGCCATCGATCGGATCGATCACCCAGACATATTCGCGATCGAGCCCGACATTGCCATGCTCCTCGCCGAGGATACCGTGACCGGGGAAATTCTCCTCGATCAGAGCGCGGATCGCGGCCTCAGCCGACTGATCGGCCTCGGTCACCGGATCGAAACCGCCCTCGAGCTTGTTGACGACGCTCGTGCCGATGCGAAAGCGCGGCAAGGTTTCCGCCTTGGCGGCATCGGCGAGACGATCGAAAAAGGAGCGGTCGGGCAGCATGTCACTCTCTTTAGGGAAAGAAGCAGGAAGGTCCAATCT harbors:
- a CDS encoding alpha/beta fold hydrolase, which translates into the protein MTTILRSTPDNPIPDNHVAGFFDGAGGRKIRYAIFKTRTPVARGTVVLLQGRNESIEKYFETIAELNAAGLWVATFDWRGQAGSERLLPEAGRGHVERFSYYERDLTTFLEQIVLPDTRLPFSIVAHSMGALVALSLAPMLSSRIDRLVVLAPFVGLGGQIIGERSIASMATVMRWVGLGRLPLHADKGNRPFENNVLTADRRRFARNLALTEAYPELRLGPPSARWLTEAFRAMRRVARREHLTRITLPTIILAPTADRLVPHVAVEWLARNFRAAHMIPIDGARHELLHEADRYRAQAMAAILAFVIPDKDDKDEGEAA
- the hisN gene encoding histidinol-phosphatase, yielding MLPDRSFFDRLADAAKAETLPRFRIGTSVVNKLEGGFDPVTEADQSAEAAIRALIEENFPGHGILGEEHGNVGLDREYVWVIDPIDGTRAFISGLPVWGTLIGLYRNGDAVMGLMDQPFTGERFFADGKQALYRGPDGDKVLSTRTCDALSDAVLFTTSPHLYTGDNKTRFEALQDKVRLFRYGCDCYAFALLAAGHVDLVIECGLKPYDVGGLIPLIEQAGGIVTNWQGGPAEMGGEVIAAGSAELHAQALEILKG